In a single window of the Prinia subflava isolate CZ2003 ecotype Zambia chromosome 3, Cam_Psub_1.2, whole genome shotgun sequence genome:
- the SYTL2 gene encoding synaptotagmin-like protein 2 isoform X1, with protein MIDLSFLTEEEQEAIMKVLQRDAELKRTEEERVRHLPEKVKDRVQLKNMSGQWFYEAKSKRHRDKIHGADIIRASMRRKPATIAEVAQNKTSKAKISWVNNVNKEVFVPPDLHGIVEHQEEEQQKTSLSSKEVTPVLNRPEERPVKAAVSSVRQRRNPFNSIASDDNLNNGESEDRPAIVPQLSKKEIWSLSEDSPPKSNLQNDGTDKPEKPSVELTDESQKELVKRPVPKARKLIQKAADSVSQREDLVPKPPKQTERINGTGTPPRGILKRSSSSSSTDSEVRGSQMLDVQKRNGLATATIFEGEGEKNSLTEEAEDSTQNSLEKLKQVRFSSGSGKGKPLQSPQLHHGKEKGERDILKPDKKKNNGNYSVQSDSLGDKQISAGKPLGTYSSSLQMKTIDGLQEDTSASSPCDSNRSVFPVSESFQTNTVTPKKLETPQKTSSNILSNSNNEQSVDETHEKKSNQILSHESESHKNLTDGHQLSAETEGCEVSNTNSTSLQQGKPDLVEERDAKAIFKPGKHADELRKVDNESVSKVLDWFKRSSSTEDEELVSTKSQGREPREEVDMSIGTAVLPTEHSGPGMHGKTEDTEERLFGKIKQQSSISSTSFTSENIQLIKERVKPKTGETNDKQNDKLLAEFDRTRVQEKEHGQEIKQQNKKSIFLEHQGHKLPAQKCESEKAIQEKRRIREIRAFWERDKTIPSHREKEASINADVSGGCALTGLGESDKLKRSAGYLPKALHDQSKNILSPELSRASQASRNIGHHSFKSGPGHAFGNPEGTLQSEGVHKCTELPKASNLHPRAGVPSASSKSKDKDEKETLKGRVAASSQQKPSFQILSLKEKMNENSKNQISDPSRFQSLRNFWDTGVKFQSSIDRDDDSLPNNTRSITYEIKSKEDKKGRDNMSKQELIQQQTQTSEREKTQNLDPVVCRNSLESPILKGLNVTHTQNTDSLQLDRQTVTSKSQERMGLPEREVRDCAEKSIVSSKDHHGSLQLQSPGDKLRETVVGDKLYLPVEKGENKTTPLDKEEVAETVDKVVLPKGELDIFKSCLKKLEKEASEMSCSLDLKGNIFKGPHFQSNQCKVFERTGKDCHDTSPVGQGEEIDKSTGQVNVSSTDKHENRKGLRKLFREFEPLYLEYQTADKEDTCEGSQSPQAGLENLLKETLVSQPSEYRRVGMKTYDDSNSISQTNCSVESAHQEATGQPEEVYETIEKSVAGSKVHGLSSALEKLLKEASEAPPPKPKGADSTARGTAEEQGKRTMYEHGGKVPQEISETVERSVAPTKASSLSSALQRLLKEASEAPPLKPKRADSTVQRTAEVQDKGMTYEHGEEVLQEISETVERSVAPSKVNGLSSALERLLKEASEAPPPKPRRADSTAQRTAEEVQVKSTIYECEGELLQEIHEIIEKSVAPSSDSGLSSALEKLLKEASEISPPKPKRAGSTVQRTLEVEAKSTAYEQHGGEVPQEISEKIEKSVAPSKPSGLSSALERLLKKASEIPSPKPKHADSTVQGTAEVRAVSTAYEHDGELLLQGFGETTERSALSSTEYRGSDVNFQNPPKEVSETPASVLENMDKKMLDKIHLSVGVHVPHQRDRDHPQEIQETIEKTSVSNIRKFGEFSRSLEKLLQEASAVSCPVSKDLYQQEEFEDPTFSTEKESLFITRSQPYNALSNYDTQMKIVLKEGVPEKYVKASVNDLAVSEIEAFGLKRLGAINKIGERNMVLVDFHPLEGKTSMVAIKPLETNEKGMNESTFLEASEQNSEFQALVNFRRTTAPLKDESNSLQPEAAQFCLMSQHEDNNEEEGNNLHLGSRFSDENSGSPSGTRSSTRELSDF; from the exons acATTTACCAGAAAAAGTCAAAGACCGTGTTCAGCTAAAGAATATGAGTGGGCAGTGGTTTTATGAGGCCAAGTCGAAGAGGCACAGGGATAAGATCCATGGAGCAGATATTATCAGAGCTTCCATGCGCAGGAAGCCTGCCACCATCG CTGAAGTGGCTcagaacaaaacaagcaaagcaaagatcAGCTGGGTGAACAATGTTAATAAAGAAGTCTTCGTGCCACCTGATCTGCACGGCATTGTGGAACATCAAGAGGAAGAACAGCAGAAAACTAGTTTGAG TTCTAAAGAAGTAACCCCTGTGTTAAACAGACCAGAGGAAAGACCTGTGAAGGCAGCAGTCTCATCAGTAAGG CAAAGGAGAAATCCATTTAATTCCATTGCATCAGATGATAACTTGAACAATGGGGAATCAGAAGACAGACCAGCCATTGTACCTCAGCTATCAAAGAAGG AAATTTGGTCACTCTCAGAAGACAGCCCACCTAAATCAAACTTACAAAATGATGGGACAGATAAACCTGAGAAGCCTTCTGTAGAACTTACTGATGAATCACAGAAGGAGCTAGTTAAGCGTCCTGTCCCAAAAGCCAGGAAGCTGattcagaaagcagcagattcTGTGTCACAAAGAGAAGACCTTGTTCCCAAACCACCCAAGCAGACCGAGAGGATTAATGGCACTGGAACCCCACCCAGGGGCATTCTGAAGCGCAGCTCAAGCTCAAGTTCCACTGACTCAGAAGTTCGGGGCAGTCAGATGTTGGATGTCCAGAAAAGGAATGGTCTTGCTACTGCAACTATTTTTGAAGGAGAAGGTGAGAAGAACTCTCTTACGGAAGAAGCAGAAGACTCCACCCAAAATTCActggaaaaactgaaacaagTGAGGTTTTCATCTGGCTCAGGTAAAGGAAAACCTCTGCAAAGCCCACAGCTACATCATGGTAAAGAAAAAGGGGAGCGTGATATCTTAAAAcctgacaaaaagaaaaataatggaaattatTCTGTTCAGTCGGATTCACTTGGGGATAAGCAAATTTCTGCTGGAAAGCCTTTGGGAACCTATTCATCAAgtttacaaatgaaaacaatagATGGCTTACAAGAAGACACATCTGCATCCAGCCCTTGTGACAGTAACAGATCAGTCTTCCCAGTTAGTGAAAGCTTCCAGACAAATACAGTTACTCCCAAGAAACTTGAAACTCCACAGAAGACCTCCAGCAATATCCTGTCAAACAGCAATAACGAACAGAGTGTTGATGagacacatgaaaaaaaatccaaccagaTCTTGAGCCATGAATCAGAGTCACACAAAAACTTGACTG ATGGACATCAACTTTCTGCTGAAACAGAAGGATGTGAGGTGTCCAATACCAATTCCACAAGTCTTCAACAAGGTAAGCCTGATCTTGTTGAGGAGAGAGATGCTAAAGCCATTTTCAAGCCTGGCAAACATGCTGATGAACTCAGGAAAGTGGACAATGAATCTGTGTCAAAAGTTTTAGACTGGTTTAAAAGAAGTTCTAGTACTGAAGATGAGGAGCTTGTATCAACGAAGTCCCAAGGCAGGGAGCCCAGAGAGGAAGTGGACATGTCAATCGGAACAGCAGTTCTTCCTACAGAGCACAGTGGGCCTGGCATGCATGGAAAAACAGAGGATACAGAAGAGAGACTATTTGGAAAGATTAAACAACAGAGCAGTATTTCATCTACATCCTTTACCTCAGAAAACATACAGCTGATAAAGGAGAGGGTGAAGCCTAAGACAGGGGAAACAAATGACAAACAAAATGATAAATTGCTGGCTGAATTTGATCGTACAAGAGTTCAAGAAAAAGAACATGGTCAAGAaatcaaacaacaaaataaaaaatcaattttcttgGAACATCAAGGGCACAAGCTACCAGCTCAGAAATGTGAATCAGAGAAGGcaatacaagaaaaaagaagaataagGGAGATCAGAGCATTCTGGGAAAGGGATAAAACCATCCCCAGTCatagagaaaaagaagctaGCATCAATGCTGATGTGTCAGGTGGCTGTGCATTGACGGGTCTCGGAGAAAGTGACAAGCTGAAACGATCTGCAGGGTATCTACCTAAGGCATTGCATGATCAGAGCAAGAATATATTAAGTCCTGAACTGAGTCGTGCAAGCCAGGCTTCAAGAAACATAGGTCACCACTCTTTCAAATCTGGACCAGGCCATGCATTTGGAAATCCAGAAGGGACACTTCAATCTGAAGGAGTTCATAAATGTACAGAACTCCCAAAAGCCAGTAACTTGCATCCCAGAGCTGGTGTCCCTTCAGCTTCCtcaaaaagcaaagacaaagaTGAGAAGGAAACTCTTAAAGGAAGAGTTGCAGCTTCTTCCCAACAGAAGCCCAGCTTCCagattttatctttaaaagaaaagatgaatGAAAACTCCAAGAATCAAATTTCAGATCCTTCACGCTTCCAGAGTCTGAGAAACTTCTGGGATACTGGAGTTAAATTCCAGAGTAGCATTGACAGGGATGATGATTCTTTGCCCAATAATACTAGATCAATAACctatgaaataaaatcaaaggaaGATAAAAAAGGCAGAGATAATATGAGCAAGCAAGAGTTAATtcaacaacaaacccaaacatctgagagagaaaaaacacagaatctAGATCCTGTGGTGTGCAGAAACTCTCTGGAATCTCCTATCCTAAAAGGTCTGAAtgtaacacacacacaaaacacagaCTCTCTCCAGCTGGACAGACAAACTGTTACCTCAAAATCCCAGGAAAGGATGGGTCTTCCAGAGCGAGAAGTTAGAGACTGTGCAGAAAAAAGCATTGTTTCATCAAAAGATCATCATGGATCCTTGCAGCTCCAGTCACCTGGTGACAAACTGAGGGAGACAGTAGTAGGTGATAAACTATACTTACCTGtagaaaaaggggaaaacaagaCTACACCTTTGGATAAAGAAGAAGTTGCAGAGACTGTGGATAAAGTTGTTCTACCTAAAGGTGAGCTTGATATATTTAAGTCATGTCTAAAGAAGCTAGAAAAGGAAGCCTCTGAGATGTCATGTAGCTTAGACctaaaaggaaacatttttaaagggcCACATTTTCAGTCAAATCAGTGCAAGGTCTTTGAGAGAACAGGGAAAGACTGTCATGATACTTCTCCTGTTGGTCAAGGAGAAGAAATAGACAAAAGTACAGGACAAGTAAATGTGTCATCAACAGATAAGCATGAGAACAGAAAAGGTCTCAGAAAACTGTTTAGGGAATTTGAACCTTTGTATCTAGAATATCAGACAGCAGACAAGGAAGATACTTGTGAGGGCTCTCAGAGCCCTCAAGCTGGTTTGGAGAACCTTCTCAAAGAAACCCTTGTATCTCAACCTTCTGAATACAGAAGGGTGGGAATGAAAACGTATGATGACTCAAATAGTATATCACAAACAAACTGCAGTGTAGAATCAGCACACCAAGAAGCTACTGGTCAGCCTGAAGAGGTCTATGAAACCATAGAGAAGTCTGTAGCTGGATCCAAGGTCCATGGCTTGAGTTCTGCtctagagaagctgctgaaggaggCTTCTGAAGCACCACCTCCTAAACCCAAAGGTGCTGACAGCACAGCACGGGGCACTGCTGAGGAGCAAGGTAAAAGGACAATGTATGAACATGGTGGAAAAGTGCCACAGGAAATCAGTGAGACTGTGGAAAGGTCTGTTGCCCCGACCAAGGCCAGTAGCTTGAGTTCTGCTTTACAGAGGCTGCTGAAGGAGGCCTCTGAAGCACCACCACTTAAACCCAAGCGTGCTGACAGCACAGTGCAGAGAACTGCTGAAGTGCAAGATAAAGGCATGACTTATGAGCATGGTGAAGAGGTGCTGCAGGAAATCAGTGAGACCGTAGAAAGATCTGTTGCCCCATCCAAGGTCAATGGCTTGAGTTCTGCTTTAGAGAGGCTGCTGAAGGAGGCCTCTGAAGCACCACCTCCTAAACCCAGACGTgctgacagcacagcacagagaactGCTGAGGAGGTGCAAGTTAAAAGCACAATTTACGAGTGTGAAGGGgaactgctgcaggaaatccATGAAATAATAGAAAAGTCTGTTGCCCCATCTTCAGACAGTGGCTTGAGTTCTGctttagagaagctgctgaaggaggCCTCTGAAATATCGCCTCCTAAACCAAAACGTGCTGGCAGCACAGTGCAGAGAACTCTGGAGGTGGAAGCAAAAAGCACAGCCTATGAGCAGCATGGTGGAGAGGTACCTCAGGAAATCAGTGAGAAAATAGAAAAGTCTGTTGCCCCATCCAAGCCCAGTGGCTTGAGTTCTGCTTTAGAGAGGCTGCTGAAGAAGGCCTCTGAAATACCCTCTCCTAAGCCCAAACATGCTGACAGCACAGTACAGGGAACTGCTGAGGTGAGAGCTGTGAGCACAGCCTATGAGCATgatggagagctgctgctgcagggatttggTGAGACCACAGAAAGATCTGCTCTGTCCAGCACTGAATATAGAGGGTCTGATGTTAATTTTCAGAATCCACCAAAAGAGGTCTCTGAAACACCAGCTTCTGTGCTGGAAAATATGGATAAGAAAATGCTTGATAAAATACATCTTAGTGTAGGTGTACATGTTCCACATCAACGAGACAGAGATCACCCTCAAGAAATACAAGAAACAATAGAAAAAACTTCTGTTTCAAATATCAGAAAATTTGGTGAATTCAGTCGTTCTTTAGAAAAACTTCTGCAAGAAGCCTCTGCAGTTTCGTGCCCAGTATCCAAAGATTTATATCAGCAAGAAGAATTTGAAGATCCTacattttccacagaaaaggaGAGTCTATTCATTACAAGGTCACAGCCGTACAATGCCCTAAGTAACTATGATACTCAAATGAAGATAGTTCTCAAAGAGGGAGTTCCAGAAAAATATGTCAAAGCCTCAGTTAATGATCTTGCAGTAAGTGAAATTGAAGCTTTTGGTCTTAAAAGACTTGGAGCTATTAATAAAATAGGAGAGAGAAACATGGTTCTGGTTGATTTTCATCCCTTGGAAGGCAAGACCAGTATGGTTGCAATCAAACCATTAGAGACAAATGAAAAAGGGATGAATGAAAGCACATTCTTGGAGGCTTCTGAACAGAATTCAGAATTTCAAGCACTGGTGAATTTCAGAAGGACAACTGCACCACTTAAAGATGAGAGCAACTCCCTCCAGCCAGAAGCAGCTCAGTTCTGCCTAATGTCTCAGCATGAGGACAACAATGAAGAGGAAGGCAACAACTTACATTTGGGATCCAGGTTTTCAGATGAAAACTCTGGTTCTCCCTCTGGTACCCGAAGTTCAACTCGTGAGCTATCTGATTTCTAA